In Thunnus maccoyii chromosome 11, fThuMac1.1, whole genome shotgun sequence, one genomic interval encodes:
- the sucla2 gene encoding succinate--CoA ligase [ADP-forming] subunit beta, mitochondrial, producing the protein MATSLICGRLTASLRNSGARNTISSASKVLGGSSGLFGGHVSQLQPPHQQQQQRNLSLHEYMSIGLLKEAGIAVPAGMVASSSEEAYAVAKQIGTKDLVVKAQVLAGGRGKGTFEGGLKGGVRIVYSPEEARDISSQMIGRKLYTKQTGETGRICNQVFICERRYPRREYYFAITMERSYQGPVLIGSSQGGVNIEDVAAENPDAIVKEPIDIVEGIKIEQAIKVAQKMGFPPALVNEAAENMVKLYNVFIKYDASMVEINPMVEDSSGIVMCMDAKINFDSNAEYRQKKVFDMQDWTQEDPRDRQAAKADLNYIGLDGTIGCLVNGAGLAMATMDIIKLHGGTPANFLDVGGGATAHQVTEAFKLITSDRKVQAILVNIFGGIMRCDVIAQGIIMAVRDLDLKIPIVVRLQGTRVDDAKALIAASPLKILACDDLDEAAKMVVKLSEIVSLAKEAQVDITFQLPI; encoded by the exons ATGGCGACGTCCCTGATCTGCGGCCGTTTGACGGCTAGCCTGAGAAATTCAGGGGCCAGAAACACTATCAGCTCTGCTTCCaag GTTCTTGGTGGTTCTTCTGGTCTGTTTGGAGGCCATGTGTCCCAGCTGCAGCCCccccaccagcagcagcagcagaggaaccTCTCCCTACATGAGTACATGAGCATTGGCCTGCTGAAAGAGGCTGGCATTGCTGTGCCAGCTGGCATGGTGGCCAGCTCCTCGGAAGAGGCGTACGCTGTGGCCAAGCAGATCG gtacAAAGGACCTAGTGGTAAAAGCTCAGGTGCTGGCTGGTGGCAGAGGGAAGGGGACATTTGAGGGCGGACTGAAGGGAGGAGTGAGGATCGTCTACTC GCCAGAGGAGGCCCGAGACATTTCGTCCCAGATGATTGGTCGAAAGCTGTATACCAAGCAGACTGGAGAGACAGGTCGTATCTGCAACCAGGTGTTCATCTGCGAGCGCAGGTACCCACGCAGAGAGTACTACTTCGCCATCACCATGGAGAGGTCCTATCAG GGCCCCGTGCTGATTGGCAGCTCGCAGGGGGGCGTGAACATTGAAGATGTTGCAGCGGAAAATCCAGACGCCATTGTGAAGGAGCCCATCGACATTGTGGAAGGCATTAAGATCGAGCAGGCTATCAAG GTAGCTCAGAAGATGGGCTTCCCACCAGCGCTGGTGAATGAGGCGGCGGAGAACATGGTCAAACTGTACAATGTATTCATCAAGTACGACGCCTCCATGGTTGAGATCAACCCCATGGTGGAGGACTCATCAGGCattg TGATGTGCATGGACGCCAAGATCAACTTTGACTCCAACGCAGAGTACCGCCAGAAGAAGGTGTTTGATATGCAGGACTGGACCCAGGAGGACCCCCGGGACCGGCAGGCCGCCAAGGCCGACCTCAACTACATTGGCCTGGATGGAACCATCGGCTGCCTGG TAAATGGAGCAGGTCTTGCTATGGCCACCATGGACATAATCAAGCTGCACGGCGGCACACCAGCCAACTTCCTGGATGTAGGAGGCGGAGCTACAGCCCATCAGGTGACCGAGGCCTTCAAACTCATCACCTCTGACAGGAAG GTTCAGGCCATCCTGGTCAACATCTTCGGAGGCATCATGAGGTGTGATGTCATTGCCCAGGGCATCATCATGGCTGTGAGAGACCTGGATCTCAAGATCCCCATTGTAGTGCGGTTACAAg ggaCAAGAGTGGACGATGCAAAAGCTCTGATAGCTGCTAGTCCATTGAAAATCCTGGCCTGTGATGACCTGGATGAAGCTGCCAAaatg GTTGTAAAGCTTTCTGAAATCGTCTCTCTGGCTAAGGAGGCTCAAGTGGACATCACCTTCCAGTTGCCCATCTAA